A genomic segment from Pseudomonas sessilinigenes encodes:
- the betB gene encoding betaine-aldehyde dehydrogenase, which yields MARFELQKLYIDGGYTDAGSDATFDAINPANGEVLAQVQRATKEDVERAVVSAEKGQKIWAAMTAMERSRILRRAVDILRERNDELAALETLDTGKAYSETKYVDIVTGADVLEYYAGLVPAIEGEQIPLRDTSFVYTRREPLGVVAGIGAWNYPIQIALWKSAPALAAGNAMIFKPSEVTSLTTLKLAEIYTEAGVPAGVFNVLTGSGREVGTWLTEHPRIEKVSFTGGTDTGKKVMASASSSSLKEVTMELGGKSPLIICDDADLDRAADTAMMANFYSSGQVCTNGTRVFVPSHLKAAFEAKIVERVARIRVGNPENENTNFGPLVSLAHMENVLGYIAKGKEEGARVLCGGDRLTDGEFAKGAFVAPTVFTDCTDDMTIVREEIFGPVMSILTYETEEEVIRRANDTDFGLAAGIVTRDLNRAHRIIHQLEAGICWINAWGESDAKMPVGGYKQSGVGRENGISSLNNFTRIKSVQVELGDYSSVF from the coding sequence ATGGCCCGTTTTGAACTGCAAAAACTCTACATCGACGGCGGCTACACCGATGCCGGCAGCGACGCCACTTTCGATGCCATCAACCCGGCCAACGGTGAAGTTCTCGCACAAGTGCAGCGTGCGACCAAGGAAGACGTGGAACGCGCCGTGGTCAGCGCCGAGAAAGGCCAGAAGATCTGGGCCGCCATGACCGCCATGGAGCGTTCGCGCATCCTGCGTCGCGCCGTGGACATCCTGCGTGAGCGCAACGACGAGCTGGCCGCCCTGGAAACCCTGGATACCGGCAAGGCCTACTCCGAAACCAAGTATGTCGACATCGTCACCGGCGCCGACGTGCTGGAATACTACGCAGGCCTGGTACCGGCCATCGAAGGCGAGCAGATCCCACTGCGCGACACTTCCTTCGTCTACACCCGCCGCGAGCCACTGGGCGTGGTCGCCGGTATCGGCGCCTGGAACTACCCGATCCAGATCGCCCTGTGGAAATCCGCCCCGGCCCTGGCCGCTGGCAACGCGATGATCTTCAAGCCAAGCGAAGTGACTTCGCTGACCACCCTGAAACTGGCCGAGATCTACACCGAGGCTGGCGTACCGGCTGGCGTGTTCAACGTCCTGACCGGCAGTGGCCGTGAAGTCGGCACCTGGCTGACCGAGCACCCGCGCATCGAGAAAGTCTCCTTCACCGGCGGCACCGACACCGGCAAGAAAGTCATGGCCAGCGCTTCGAGCTCCTCGCTCAAGGAAGTGACCATGGAACTGGGCGGCAAGTCGCCGCTGATCATCTGCGACGACGCCGACCTGGATCGCGCCGCCGACACCGCGATGATGGCCAACTTCTACAGCTCGGGCCAGGTCTGCACCAACGGCACTCGCGTGTTCGTACCGAGCCACCTGAAGGCCGCCTTCGAAGCCAAGATCGTCGAGCGCGTTGCCCGCATCCGCGTTGGCAACCCAGAGAACGAGAACACCAACTTCGGTCCGCTGGTGAGCTTGGCCCACATGGAGAACGTGCTGGGCTACATCGCCAAGGGCAAGGAAGAAGGTGCCCGCGTACTGTGCGGCGGCGATCGCCTGACCGACGGCGAATTCGCCAAGGGCGCTTTCGTGGCACCGACCGTGTTCACCGACTGCACCGACGACATGACCATCGTGCGTGAAGAAATCTTCGGCCCAGTGATGAGCATCCTCACCTACGAGACCGAAGAAGAAGTGATCCGTCGTGCCAACGACACCGACTTCGGCCTGGCCGCCGGTATCGTCACTCGCGATCTGAACCGCGCTCACCGCATCATCCACCAGCTCGAAGCCGGTATCTGCTGGATCAACGCCTGGGGCGAATCCGACGCCAAGATGCCAGTCGGCGGCTACAAGCAGTCGGGCGTGGGCCGTGAGAACGGCATCAGCTCGCTGAACAACTTCACCCGCATCAAGTCGGTGCAGGTCGAGCTGGGCGACTACAGCTCAGTATTCTGA
- the betI gene encoding transcriptional regulator BetI produces MPKVGMQPIRRQQLIEATLQAVDQVGMGDASIALIARLAGVSNGIISHYFRDKNGLIAATMGYIMSMLNEGVRARRQALTDDSPRAHLKVIIEGNFDASQVNGPAMKTWLAFWASSMHQPDLHRLQRINDHRLYSNLCCQFRRALPLYHARKAARGLAALIDGLWLRGALSGDAFDTDQAIRIAYEYMDLQLAKQER; encoded by the coding sequence ATGCCCAAGGTCGGTATGCAACCCATACGCCGCCAGCAGTTGATCGAAGCCACGCTACAAGCGGTCGATCAGGTCGGAATGGGGGACGCCAGCATTGCGCTGATCGCCCGTTTGGCCGGAGTGTCGAACGGCATCATCAGTCACTACTTTCGGGACAAGAACGGCCTGATCGCAGCGACGATGGGTTACATCATGAGCATGCTCAACGAAGGCGTCAGAGCACGCCGTCAGGCCCTGACGGACGACAGCCCGCGCGCTCACCTGAAAGTGATCATCGAGGGCAACTTCGATGCCAGCCAGGTGAACGGCCCGGCAATGAAAACCTGGTTGGCCTTCTGGGCTTCCAGCATGCACCAGCCCGATTTGCACAGGTTGCAGCGGATCAACGACCACCGCTTGTATTCCAACCTGTGTTGCCAGTTCCGCCGCGCCCTGCCGCTCTACCATGCGCGCAAGGCAGCCCGCGGCCTGGCGGCTTTGATCGACGGTTTGTGGCTGCGTGGCGCCCTGTCGGGTGATGCGTTCGACACCGACCAGGCGATACGGATCGCTTACGAATACATGGATTTACAACTGGCTAAGCAGGAGCGCTAG
- the betT gene encoding choline BCCT transporter BetT: MSSASLIKTPPEKVRVNGWVFYTSTALILLLTAILIIAPQEAGKMLDVAQAWLSRSFGWYYMLVIAAYLVFVVGLAFSSYGKLKLGTKQDTPDFSYGAWAGMLFSSGIGISLLYFGASEPLDHYFNPPEGVPASNQAARQALQLTFLHWGLHGWAIYALVGLAVAYFAYRHNQPLALRSALYPLVGERWVKGAAGHAVDGFGMFVTLLGLVTNLGIGSMQVSSGLENLFGMEHSNTNLLIVIIVMSTVATIAAVSGVENGIRRLSNLNIVLFSGLLIFVLLFGPTLHLLNGFVQNIGDYLNGVVLKTFDLYVYEGDSAKSDRWLGLWTLFYWAWWISWAPFVGMFIARISRGRTVRELVAGVLLIPLGFTLAWLSIFGNSALDLVLNQGAVELGKTALEQPSMAIYQLLEHYPASKIVIGVSIFVGFVLFLTPADSGAVMMANLSCKGGNVDEDAPHWLRIFWSVVITLVTVGLLFAGNFQAMQTMVVLAGLPFSVVLVCFMFGLYKAMAQDTRVEQEQAELAARGRRGFSERLTQLDLQPTQAVVQRFMDKHVTPALEEAATQLRNQGLDVQTLLGKSKRCMGVRIEMEEGNPFVYEVSLDGYLAAPSESADAPEERARYYRAEVYLHNGSQEYDLMGFTQEQITRDVLDQFESHRQLLGRVYS, translated from the coding sequence ATGAGTTCTGCCTCTCTTATAAAGACCCCGCCGGAAAAGGTGCGGGTCAACGGTTGGGTGTTCTACACCTCGACCGCGCTGATCCTGTTGTTGACTGCGATCCTGATCATCGCCCCGCAAGAGGCCGGCAAAATGCTGGACGTTGCCCAGGCCTGGTTGTCCCGCAGTTTCGGCTGGTACTACATGCTGGTGATCGCCGCCTACCTGGTGTTCGTGGTGGGCCTGGCGTTCTCTTCCTACGGCAAGCTCAAGCTGGGGACCAAGCAAGACACCCCGGACTTCAGCTATGGCGCCTGGGCCGGGATGCTGTTCTCGTCCGGCATCGGCATCTCGCTGCTGTACTTCGGTGCGTCCGAGCCCCTGGACCACTACTTCAATCCGCCCGAAGGCGTGCCAGCCAGCAACCAGGCCGCGCGCCAGGCGCTGCAACTGACGTTCCTGCACTGGGGCCTGCACGGTTGGGCGATCTATGCCCTGGTGGGCCTGGCGGTGGCGTACTTCGCCTACCGGCATAACCAGCCATTGGCACTGCGCTCGGCGCTGTACCCATTGGTGGGCGAGCGCTGGGTCAAGGGCGCGGCCGGCCACGCGGTGGACGGTTTCGGCATGTTCGTGACCCTGCTGGGCCTGGTGACCAACCTGGGCATCGGCTCGATGCAGGTATCGTCCGGCCTGGAAAACCTGTTTGGCATGGAACACAGCAACACCAACCTGCTGATCGTGATCATCGTCATGAGCACGGTGGCCACCATCGCCGCGGTGTCCGGGGTGGAGAACGGCATTCGCCGCCTGTCCAACCTGAACATCGTGCTGTTCAGCGGCTTGCTGATCTTCGTCCTGCTGTTCGGCCCGACCCTGCACCTGCTCAACGGCTTCGTGCAGAACATCGGCGACTACCTCAACGGCGTGGTGCTCAAGACGTTCGACCTCTATGTGTACGAAGGCGACAGCGCCAAATCCGATCGCTGGCTGGGCCTGTGGACCCTGTTCTACTGGGCCTGGTGGATTTCCTGGGCACCTTTCGTGGGCATGTTCATCGCTCGTATTTCCCGTGGTCGTACCGTGCGCGAGCTGGTGGCTGGCGTACTGCTGATCCCGCTGGGCTTCACCCTGGCCTGGCTGTCGATCTTCGGCAACTCGGCGCTGGATCTGGTGCTCAACCAGGGCGCGGTGGAACTGGGCAAGACCGCCCTGGAACAGCCGTCCATGGCGATCTACCAATTGCTCGAGCATTACCCGGCGTCGAAGATCGTCATCGGTGTGTCGATCTTCGTGGGCTTCGTATTGTTCCTGACCCCGGCCGACTCCGGCGCGGTGATGATGGCCAACCTGTCCTGCAAGGGCGGTAACGTCGACGAAGACGCCCCGCACTGGCTGCGGATCTTCTGGTCGGTCGTGATCACCCTGGTGACCGTCGGCCTGCTGTTCGCCGGTAACTTCCAGGCCATGCAGACCATGGTGGTGCTGGCTGGCCTGCCATTCTCGGTGGTGCTGGTGTGCTTCATGTTCGGCCTGTACAAGGCCATGGCCCAGGACACCCGGGTCGAGCAGGAACAAGCGGAACTGGCGGCCCGTGGCCGTCGCGGTTTCAGCGAGCGCCTGACCCAACTGGACCTGCAGCCGACCCAGGCAGTGGTCCAGCGCTTCATGGACAAGCACGTGACCCCGGCCCTGGAAGAGGCCGCGACCCAGTTGCGCAACCAGGGGCTGGACGTGCAAACCCTGCTGGGCAAGTCCAAGCGCTGCATGGGTGTGCGGATCGAGATGGAAGAGGGCAACCCTTTCGTCTATGAAGTGAGCCTGGACGGTTACCTGGCGGCGCCGAGCGAGTCGGCCGATGCACCGGAGGAGCGCGCACGCTACTACCGCGCCGAGGTCTACCTGCACAACGGCAGCCAGGAATACGACTTGATGGGCTTCACCCAAGAGCAGATCACCCGTGACGTGCTCGATCAGTTCGAAAGCCATCGGCAGCTCCTGGGCCGGGTTTATAGCTAA
- the choV gene encoding choline ABC transporter ATP-binding protein: MSIIRFEDVDVIFSNKPREALALLDKGQTREQILKQTGLVVGVEKANLDINKGEICVLMGLSGSGKSSLLRCINGLNTVSRGKLFVEHEGKHIDIAHCSPAELKMMRTKRIAMVFQKFALMPWLTVRENISFGLEMQGRPEKERRKLVDDKLELVGLTQWRNKKPDELSGGMQQRVGLARALAMDADILLMDEPFSALDPLIRQGLQDELLELQRKLNKTIVFVSHDLDEALKLGSRIAIMKDGRIIQYSKPEEIVLNPADDYVRTFVAHTNPLNVLCGRSLMRSLDNCKRVNGSVCLDPGGDSWLDLAEGNTIKGARRNGSQLDLQNWVPGQSVEELGRRPTLVDSNIGMREALQIRYQTGNKLVLHDNHKVVGILGDSELYHALLGKNLG; encoded by the coding sequence ATGAGCATCATTCGTTTCGAAGACGTCGACGTCATCTTCTCCAACAAGCCGCGCGAGGCCCTGGCACTGCTGGACAAGGGCCAGACCCGCGAGCAGATCCTCAAGCAGACCGGCCTGGTGGTCGGTGTGGAAAAGGCCAACCTGGACATCAACAAGGGCGAGATCTGCGTGCTGATGGGCCTGTCCGGTTCGGGCAAGTCGAGCCTGCTGCGCTGCATCAACGGCCTCAATACCGTGAGCCGCGGCAAGCTGTTCGTCGAGCATGAAGGCAAGCACATCGATATCGCCCACTGCTCCCCGGCCGAGCTGAAGATGATGCGCACCAAGCGCATCGCCATGGTGTTCCAGAAGTTCGCCCTGATGCCCTGGCTGACAGTGCGCGAGAACATCAGCTTCGGCCTGGAGATGCAGGGCCGCCCGGAGAAGGAGCGGCGCAAGCTGGTGGACGACAAGCTGGAGCTGGTGGGCCTGACCCAGTGGCGCAACAAGAAGCCGGACGAGCTGTCCGGTGGCATGCAGCAACGCGTGGGCCTGGCCCGTGCCCTGGCCATGGACGCCGACATCCTGCTGATGGACGAGCCCTTCTCGGCCCTCGACCCGCTGATTCGCCAGGGCCTGCAGGACGAGTTGCTGGAGCTGCAGCGCAAGCTGAACAAGACCATCGTGTTCGTCAGCCACGACCTGGACGAAGCCCTGAAACTGGGCAGCCGCATCGCCATCATGAAGGACGGGCGGATCATCCAGTACAGCAAGCCCGAAGAGATCGTGCTCAACCCGGCGGACGACTACGTGCGGACCTTCGTCGCCCATACCAACCCGTTGAACGTACTGTGCGGGCGCAGCCTGATGCGCAGCCTGGACAACTGCAAGCGGGTCAACGGTTCGGTGTGCCTGGACCCGGGTGGCGACTCCTGGCTGGACCTGGCCGAAGGCAACACCATCAAGGGTGCCCGACGCAACGGCTCGCAGCTGGACCTGCAGAACTGGGTGCCCGGACAGTCGGTGGAAGAGCTGGGCCGGCGCCCGACCCTGGTGGATTCCAATATCGGCATGCGCGAAGCCCTGCAGATCCGCTACCAGACCGGCAACAAGCTGGTGCTCCACGATAACCACAAGGTGGTGGGGATCCTTGGCGACAGCGAGCTCTACCACGCACTGCTCGGCAAGAACCTGGGCTGA
- the choW gene encoding choline ABC transporter permease subunit, with the protein MLTDQKIPLGQYIAAFVEWLTKHGANIFDAIATSLEAMIHGVTFALTWFNPLALIGLIALLAHMIQRKWGLTVFVILSFLLILNLGYWQETMETLAQVTFATLVCVVIGVPLGILAAHKPMFYTAMRPVLDLMQTVPTFVYLIPTLTLFGLGVVPGLISTVVFAIAAPIRLTYLGICDVPQELLDAGKAFGCSRRQLLTRIELPHAMPSIAAGVTQCIMLSLSMVVIAALVGADGLGKPVVNALNTADISLGFEAGLAIVLLAIMLDRICKQPELPARGEA; encoded by the coding sequence ATGCTCACTGATCAGAAAATCCCCCTGGGCCAGTACATCGCGGCCTTTGTAGAGTGGCTGACGAAACACGGCGCCAACATCTTCGATGCGATCGCCACCAGCCTGGAAGCCATGATTCACGGCGTGACGTTCGCGCTGACCTGGTTCAACCCCCTGGCCCTGATCGGCCTGATCGCCCTGCTGGCCCACATGATCCAGCGCAAATGGGGCCTGACCGTATTCGTCATCCTGTCCTTCCTGCTGATCCTCAACCTGGGGTACTGGCAGGAGACCATGGAGACCCTGGCCCAGGTGACCTTCGCCACTCTGGTCTGCGTGGTCATCGGCGTGCCGCTGGGCATCCTCGCCGCGCACAAGCCGATGTTCTATACCGCCATGCGCCCGGTGCTGGACCTGATGCAGACCGTGCCGACCTTCGTCTACCTGATCCCAACCCTGACTCTGTTCGGCCTGGGCGTGGTCCCGGGGCTGATTTCCACCGTGGTGTTCGCCATCGCCGCGCCGATCCGCCTGACTTACCTGGGTATCTGCGACGTGCCACAGGAGCTGCTGGATGCCGGCAAGGCCTTTGGTTGTTCACGCCGCCAGTTGCTGACCCGTATCGAATTGCCGCACGCGATGCCGAGCATCGCCGCCGGCGTGACCCAGTGCATCATGCTGTCGTTGTCGATGGTGGTGATCGCGGCCCTGGTGGGCGCCGATGGCCTGGGCAAACCCGTGGTCAACGCACTGAACACCGCCGATATCTCCCTGGGCTTCGAAGCAGGCCTGGCGATCGTGTTGCTGGCAATCATGCTCGACCGTATCTGCAAGCAGCCGGAACTGCCGGCAAGGGGTGAGGCATGA
- a CDS encoding choline ABC transporter substrate-binding protein, which produces MKGSPSLLLAAMLGLPLLAHAAEPAQCGTVNFSDVGWTDITVTTATTSVVLNALGYKTKTTMISVPVTYKSLADGKNMDVFLGNWMPTMENDIKAYREAGTVETVRANLENAKYTLAVPEALYDKGLKDFADIVKFKKELDGKIYGIEPGNDGNRTIQSMIDKNAFGLKDAGFKVVESSEAGMLSQVERAQRRDTAVVFLGWEPHPMNTRFKMKYLTGGDEFFGPNFGQATIYTNTRKGYAQECSNVGQLLKNLSFTLNMESTLMGNVLDDKMKPDAAAKAWLKNNPQVLDTWLAGVTTIDGKPGLEAVKAKLAQ; this is translated from the coding sequence ATGAAAGGTTCCCCCTCGTTGTTGCTGGCCGCCATGCTGGGTCTGCCGCTTCTGGCACACGCTGCAGAACCGGCACAGTGCGGTACCGTGAACTTCTCCGATGTCGGCTGGACCGACATCACCGTGACCACCGCCACCACCAGCGTCGTGCTCAACGCCCTGGGCTACAAGACCAAGACCACGATGATTTCCGTGCCGGTGACCTACAAGTCCCTGGCCGACGGCAAGAACATGGACGTCTTCCTGGGTAACTGGATGCCGACCATGGAAAACGACATCAAGGCCTATCGCGAGGCCGGTACCGTGGAGACCGTGCGCGCCAACCTGGAGAACGCCAAGTACACCCTGGCCGTTCCCGAGGCCTTGTATGACAAGGGCCTCAAGGACTTCGCCGACATCGTCAAGTTCAAGAAGGAACTGGACGGCAAGATCTATGGCATCGAGCCGGGCAACGACGGCAACCGCACCATCCAGAGCATGATCGACAAGAATGCCTTCGGCCTGAAGGACGCCGGTTTCAAAGTGGTGGAATCCAGCGAGGCGGGCATGCTCAGCCAGGTGGAGCGCGCCCAGCGCCGCGACACCGCGGTGGTGTTCCTGGGCTGGGAACCGCACCCGATGAACACCCGCTTCAAGATGAAGTACCTGACCGGCGGCGACGAGTTCTTCGGCCCCAACTTCGGCCAGGCGACCATCTACACCAACACTCGCAAGGGCTACGCCCAGGAGTGCAGCAACGTCGGCCAACTGCTGAAGAACCTGTCGTTTACCCTGAACATGGAAAGCACCCTGATGGGGAACGTGCTGGACGACAAGATGAAGCCCGACGCGGCCGCCAAGGCCTGGCTGAAGAACAATCCTCAAGTGCTCGATACCTGGCTCGCCGGAGTCACCACCATCGATGGCAAACCAGGCCTGGAGGCCGTCAAAGCCAAGCTGGCCCAGTAA
- a CDS encoding L-serine ammonia-lyase: MAISVFDLFKIGIGPSSSHTVGPMRAAALFAQALGEKQLLDQVRRIEVQLYGSLSATGIGHGSDNAVIMGLMGEWPDAIDPSLIGTRIDLLRQTSTLLLDGRLPVPFIWSRDMRLLDENLPFHPNAMTLVAEGEGGELHRDTYYSVGGGFVVDQAQADSGVADLDRSELPYDFSSAVELLDLCRRHNLRVAELMLANEKTWRSEEEIRSGLMALWRAMQDCVEQGLKHEGTLPGGLHVRRRAAKLHRSLQELNKPNVIGSTLSAMEWVNLYALAVNEENAAGGRMVTAPTNGAAGIIPAVLHYFMKFSEEVTDANVVDFFLGAAAIGILCKKNASISGAEVGCQGEVGSACAMAAAGLAEILGATPEQLCNAAEIGLEHNLGLTCDPVGGLVQVPCIERNAIAAVKAINAAQMALRGDGQHFISLDRVIRTMRDTGADMHDKYKETSRGGLAVSAVEC; encoded by the coding sequence ATGGCTATCAGTGTTTTCGACTTGTTCAAAATCGGTATCGGCCCCTCCAGTTCCCACACCGTCGGCCCCATGCGCGCAGCCGCGCTGTTCGCCCAGGCGCTGGGTGAAAAACAGCTGCTGGATCAGGTGCGCCGGATCGAGGTCCAGCTCTATGGCTCGCTGTCGGCCACCGGTATCGGCCATGGCAGCGACAACGCGGTGATCATGGGGCTGATGGGCGAGTGGCCCGATGCGATCGACCCCTCGTTGATCGGCACCCGCATCGACCTGCTGCGACAGACCTCTACCTTGTTGCTGGACGGGCGCCTGCCGGTGCCGTTCATCTGGTCCCGGGACATGCGCCTGCTCGACGAGAACCTGCCGTTCCACCCCAATGCCATGACCCTGGTGGCCGAAGGCGAGGGCGGGGAACTGCATCGCGACACCTATTATTCGGTCGGCGGCGGTTTTGTCGTCGACCAGGCCCAGGCCGACAGTGGCGTGGCGGACCTGGATCGCAGCGAGCTGCCCTACGATTTCTCCAGTGCGGTGGAGTTGCTGGATCTGTGCCGCAGGCACAACCTGCGGGTGGCCGAGCTGATGCTGGCCAACGAGAAGACCTGGCGCTCGGAGGAAGAAATCCGCAGTGGGCTGATGGCGCTCTGGCGCGCCATGCAGGACTGCGTGGAACAAGGTCTCAAGCACGAGGGCACGCTGCCGGGCGGGCTCCATGTACGGCGCCGGGCGGCCAAGCTGCACCGCAGCCTGCAGGAGCTGAACAAGCCCAATGTGATCGGCTCGACCCTGAGCGCCATGGAGTGGGTCAACCTCTATGCCCTGGCGGTCAACGAAGAGAATGCCGCCGGCGGGCGCATGGTCACCGCGCCCACCAACGGTGCGGCGGGGATCATCCCGGCGGTGCTGCACTACTTCATGAAGTTCAGCGAGGAGGTGACCGACGCCAATGTGGTGGACTTCTTCCTCGGTGCGGCGGCCATCGGCATCCTGTGTAAAAAGAATGCCTCCATCTCCGGTGCCGAGGTCGGTTGCCAGGGCGAGGTCGGCTCGGCCTGCGCCATGGCGGCGGCGGGACTGGCGGAGATCCTCGGTGCTACCCCGGAACAATTGTGCAACGCTGCGGAGATCGGCCTGGAACACAACCTTGGACTGACCTGCGACCCGGTGGGCGGCCTGGTCCAGGTGCCCTGCATCGAGCGCAACGCCATCGCCGCGGTGAAGGCGATCAATGCCGCGCAGATGGCCCTGCGTGGCGATGGCCAGCACTTCATCTCCCTGGACCGGGTGATTCGCACCATGCGCGATACCGGGGCCGACATGCATGACAAATACAAGGAAACTTCCCGCGGCGGCCTGGCCGTAAGCGCCGTGGAATGCTGA